Below is a window of Poecile atricapillus isolate bPoeAtr1 chromosome 2, bPoeAtr1.hap1, whole genome shotgun sequence DNA.
TTCCCTTCAATACCATTATGCAATCCCATGGGATTTCACTGTTACAATACAAAACCATGAATAACTGTAGCACAGTATAGTTCCGTAATGCATGCAACATCCTCACCTGTATTCAACAGATACTTTAAGGGTTAGAATAAGGTAAGGCTGTATGAACTAGAGTACAGTTTTGTTGTTAAAATGGAACAAACAGCGCAGTCAAACTGGGATACTAAAACGAGTCTGTCTTTGTATAAAGATGTGAGATGCCGTCTGCCTCATGTCATGTCTCTAGAGAAGTGCCACATAGTGCCAGATGCCTGGCCTGCTACAAGGCCTGAGGCTATTACAAACATGGAGTGACCTTTCAGAAGAGCATTCAGGAACTTTAAATGACAGATAAGATTTCAATCCATGTACTATTTTCTCCTATGTACTATGTTCTGTACTACTTCtacacaagattttttttcatgtttctttggAAACTGCTTCACTCATGAGTTGTATGTATTTATGAATGTATTtattatgtatgtatgtatttatgtatgtatgtatgtatttagtATGTATTTATTGAATTTTCCATTTGTATGCATtccaattatttaattttataaacaCAGTAATATGGCAATGATAGCAAGTTTCTCATACAAATGATTTACAGACATATTATGTTCCCAGAACTACCAACAGTAATACTATTTTGTTAACGGCCTGTGAAGGAACTTCACAGAGCCTACTGAAATAATGGTGGTGCACAAATAGACTACATGAGATAGCCATCCATTTTACAATAGCCATTTAATAGCCATTTTACATTAATCTGTAAAAACAGAATTGAACTCTGAAGAGGGAGAATAGTTTGGTTTAGTACTATCAATCAGACtatgaaaacaaaactaaatataGTATAGAATTATAAATTATACAGTTAAGCTTCATCTATCTCATCAATTATAATGTAAGTTCCGTAGCAGGTTTTAGAAGAGACAGACACAATATAGTCTCAAGTGACTGATGTGTCCACATTTCCTAATTTACAAGGAAATATATGTCTGTATAGCTAAAACTTTTGCCCAGTTTTATAAGCATAGGTATTAAGTGTCAGTATGcagacaatttttaaaaatactatctTCAACTTTTTTATATTGAAAGAAATTCCTCAATTTCACACAGATTAGTTCTTGAGAGAAGTTGGTGCACAGTAGTAAGGTCAAAGAAGGATCTGTGACTCAAAGATCCAGTGTCAGATATTACTACCCTCAGGCACATGTTGAACTGTTCTGGTAGATTCTGTCTTCCACGACACCCCCCAACTCCATACCTTCTCTGTACTAAATAAACTTGCACAAGGAGTTGGTTTTTGTTGCTATTAATTCTTTTAGTAGAGTACTACTGCTCTTAGGGGCTTTACATTTTTCCTGATTACAGAGTGATACTAAGAAGTATTAAGCTTATGAAGAACCACTTTTAACTGAACCTACAAGATTTTTTACACAACCCAGCTCAGATAACCTTTCttatttgtgtgtttgtttataAATTGCCAATAAAAGTAACATGATGAAGTTTTGTCAGATAATCTCCTTTCAGGTTGGTTCCTTGTGCACTTGCCAGATTTGTAATTTAGTGAGATTTGTTGCTTCTTCAAAGAGCTTtagaaaaagctgaaagaatTTTCAATGACAGTCAAAAGACACAACTTTTCATCACTTGTTGACCGTAAGTGGACTCTTTCAGGGAATTACTTTGCACAGCCTACAGAACCACTTTTCTTATTAACCTGGAATTACGATTAAACTGTGCTGTAGTTAAAACCACAGTAAGTTGGACAGTCTAATTGCAGTTacgtttttatttttaaaacaaaacataagAATGTACATAATTACTGAGACTGAAGATACTTTATTCTTTTCAGACAGTATTATATTACAAAAATCCTTAGAGGTCATCTCTAACTCCAAAACCTGGTCCTTTGGGTGGTTCAGTCAGGGAAGTAAGGCCACCAGCTGGCTCACAAGAAAAACGTCCACTCCTGAAAAATCAAAGCAGTTTGTTCATTGCTGGTATTGATAAAACCTTAGATTATGCTTAATTGTTGGATAGAAGAGAGTCAAAAAATCTGACTAAGCCTGAAGCCACtacttttcttttgttctttccatTCAGCCTTCAGCAAAAGTCTGATGTAGCTGTTGAAGTGAAAGGATTCCAAATTCAAGTAGTGACAAATAATTTTGTAACTGAAATGCAAGCTATGAccacttgttttcttttatattcaTTCAGAGGTTGGTCAGACAGCATCAAATTTTATCAATCATAGTTTTGTTGTAGATGCTTCCCTGTGTTTTTTTGAAACTGTAACTGTTTTAAGATTACTGTTCTTGTATTCAAAACATCTTTATAGAAACAATAGGAATAGGTAACACCCAAGTCAAATTAATTTCCCCATTGACACAGACATAGGTGGCCTAATAAAGAACAGTGGGAAATAACAGATAAGAGAAGTTCAGCAATAACAACCCTCATCACTAACTATCAATCTTTGTCTTTTGAccaaaagaaattagaaaaaaacaacacaaccaacaaaccaaccaacccatCAGCCAACAGGAATTTGTTGGTTTAAATGATCTAGACAAAAATTCCAAAAGGTGACATCATTCATCTATTAAGTACTAGGACAAACCAAAATTCACGTTTTCACATTTCATGCTCCTCTGGTCAGTCACCAAGAACATGCAAATTCTCAGTTCTTTCCAGTTTGTTTTGGCTTTGAATGCATGCATTCTGTTTAGTTAAATAATTAATGCTTTCTAGCTGTAGGCTGTGAACTCAAATAATTGCAAAAGTAATTTAGTTTCTCAGAAGAATCACCCTTCATGTAGGTGACCAATATAATATATGTAATTTATAACTACAGGCAAGTATAGATTATTATAAATATAGCATACCTTGGGCCTGGTTTGGGAACTTTGCCAGCCTTTAGCTCATCAATTATGTCTTCAATGTCTTTAGGTGTCAAATCTTcctgttaaggaaaaaaaaaaaaaattaaaaaaaaaataattgacaAAACAGAGAGGCATCAGTTATGCCAAATGCAACATTTCCAAATTTACCAGATCAGTGTGACCCTAGCACTAGTAATTTTGATCCTATCTATTAACACATGTAGTGGCTTGAAGAATGACGAAAATTGAAAAGTCTACTGTCATTTTAATGTTGGAACTTCGTTTTACGTGTAGTTACAGAAATTATGTTAAACGGTGGTAATGCAGGCCAAGGGTTTGTGTTTTTAGCTTCTTGGTATTAGGGAGCCGGATCTCTGCCTGCCCACTACACACAAGCCATGACACACACTGCAGAATGGTGTTGgctgcaacaaaaaaaatttgggtAGAGTTTCAAGACAACACTTCTTAAATCGGTATCATTAAATCATACTTTCCAACAGAGGGCTTTAAAGCACTTTCAAAAGCTTATCAAATACCTATTTAAAAATTCCAGATTTACGGGCAGACCACAATCACAAAAGTGCATCACTCCACTTGTATACCCAAGACAGgaactgaaatgcaaaatacacTGATACACCTGATACAAATGAAGTGTTCCAGCAAGAGGCCAAGAAACTAAAAGATGTTGTAGGTAATAAGTTGTTTCTGCCTACAGAGATTAGAAAACTGACCACAACTTCACAATCTGGAACAACTGGAAAATACAGGTAAGCCAGCAAAGCAGCTTAATCACTTAAAAGGAAATGTAGTACTTACATAGTAATTGTCATTTATTTGTACCATTGGTGCGTTCACGCAAGCACCTAAACATTCCACTTCTATTAGCGTGAAGAGCTTATCAGGTGTTGTTTCCCCAACTTTAATACCTAAACCAATAAATTAATTAGGCTCAGCAATGGTTACGAACAAAAGTAATAAAGCATGAATCTAAGTACACCATGGACATTGCATTACTTGTATTTTGGCTTTAAAAGCATTTGCAAAGTTAAACCCCCTTAAATGAGTCAAAATGTTTCCTTTAAACAGAAGTTTCTACAAAACCATTAAATCGattttcagatatatttttgGGACCTTGCTTATGGGTATGATTCATTGAAAAATAATCATGAAACGACAACTCTAAGAAACACAAAACATCTACTCAAGAACATTTTTAGTAATCAAtacaataaaatggaaaaataggaACACATAGCTTTTATATGCTGATAGGAAATACATTAATATACAGTGTTGAATATTCCCAAATTAACCAACTTCCGAGCATTGTTAGCTGCAAATTCATAAACAACTTGCAAGTTTATACACAAAGGATGATTTACTGAACTGCACACATACTTATCATCCATGGCATGTTACTGTTCTACTGCTAGAGATACAGACATTCCCCAGAGATGAGTTAGTTCAAGTAACATCTCAGAGTCTGATCGCTGCAAAATACTCCATGGAAGGAAGAATGctgaaaagcagttttcctCCATTTACTAGTAGGAAGGGGTTGGAAATAATAGAAGTTTTAAGTAAGGCCTGTCTCAGTAAAAACTACAGAATCATCCTTACTGCTTTGATTTCTCAAGCTGGCAGTTTCAGTTGAAATTAAGCTATCTATGCAGTAACAAGACATTTCATGTAAATACGCCTTTTTCAGACAACAGAGTATATGAAATGACAGATAATAGGCAGCTGTTCTGCAGCTCTTATCACTGGTTCTTCAAAAAAGTTAACACAGATTTTCATAGAAGGGGAAGAGTTGTCAGTTGCTGATCTTGCCCTCTCTATCTCCCCATAACCAcccaaaaaggaggaaaaaaacctgaaccCACACACAAAACCCCTGAATAGTGCTTGTATGCACCATGATGCACCATTCTCAACTGACTTTTTGGAGAACTCATCAATTATGTTAACATCATGTTATCATCCAGAGGGACGTTGACGGGCTGAAGAGGTGGGCCCACGTGAACCTTATGGAGTTGAACAAGGCCATTTTCTTCTACTATATAAAAAATTTTACTTCAGTATCATtaaataaaggtaaaaaaattcaaaaagtgTTATTACAAACTTGTATCATACCAAGTTTCTTCTTAATGGCTTCTAAAATGCTGTCAGAGTCTCGCAGCATGCACGGTGTGGTGGTGCAGACCTGAATGTGGTATTTCCCAACAGGTTTGCGATTGTACATGGTGTAGAAGGTTGCTACTTCATAGACTCTCATGGGAGGCATATCTAAAACTTCAGCAACCTGTGACAGGAAAAACATGCTATGTTGAATTCTCAGATGGCAGCAGTAAAGGCATTTGGCAAACGGTTTCAGTGAAGTCACCTGTCCTGTTTGCAGTAACAGTTAAGTAAGAGGGTGGGGGTGGGTATCAAAGCACAAATGTATTCCACGTGCCAAGACCAGACACTGGAGTTCTGTGACTGGCCTCAAACTCCATGAAGCCACAAATCAGCACAGCGAGGAGCCAAGTCAGCTCCCCTCCAGCGTCTCTTGTCAGACACAAGGGGGATGCGAGGAGTCAGCTGGGTGTGGGCTTTCCTTGTCAGTTCCAGCTCACACTGCACTTGGGCTGTGTGAATGAACAAGCCTGTACGAGCCTGCCCACACTAATCCATGGAAGCCTTTTGGTAAGGAATACTTGCAAGCTGGTACTGTGGTTATCTAATTCATACAGAGCAAGTCTCCCTCAGGTTCTGTGACACACCAGGGCTACATCTGCAGATTCCTGTCACACCTAATCAGTAGGGAATGAAGCACTATCTCCATGGAGCCAGTTCAAGTATCCCTGACCTCATTAACCTGGAACTCTGGCAAACTGCTCAAGCTGAGAACTGGCTCTGGTTTCAATAGTGTAACTGTTTAAGGTTCCAGTTTCTGGAGCAGGCAAATCATGGAAAATATTTGTTCACTTAAAAGCCTTAAGATCATTTTAAACATAGTATCATCCTGAAACTTAAATAAATGAAGACACACTGCCAGCATTAACCGAGCTTTGAGGCTTTATGTTATGCTGTAGAAACTGTAGCAGACATAAGTTCCCTTTCTTTAAATGCTAATTTATCTCCTTCAATCATTTCTCTAATGCTCACAATCCTCACcttaaaatgaatttaaaacttTACACTTTAAAATTGTTGATATTCCAGATGGTAACACAAAGTACAACAGATTTATTATGAACATTATGAAtataaaccagatttttttatttcttggtaTTTGGTTACTGTCATGCAGCCTCTTACTTTGGAGCAGTGTagttgtttgcctggttatttTGAAACATTTCAATAATTAACCTGACAAGTCTTCTGGTTGCTTGCTGTGAGGTAATACCCAATACTCTTAACATCTACTACACTAACACTGCTCTGCGGAGTCTTTACAGACTTAGAGATTAAGTATAATCCAGGCAACGTGTGAAATGCCATTAATCTGTGAGGAAGAAAATTCCACTGacattgcctttttttctttccccacatTCAGCAGTGAATAAAATCAAGTTTCTGTTCCTAATTTCAGGATCATTTTGGGAGAAGAGCCTATCTGAATAGGTTTtatctaattttttatttgttttgtctGTGGTTTCTAGCAATGACCTAATATTATGTAAACAGAGCCCCGAGTTTTCTGCATTAgtcttcccttttatttttaaaaacctagTTTCATAGGAATTCTCACAATTTTGTGCCACATGGAAATTCCCATGTTAGTAAGCTTTCATTAATTAATGCTAATATTCTAGTAAGatattgaaagaaaacaataaaattatGCTTGAAAGATAATTAATTACTAAATACCTTGTTCATAGCTGATATGGGCAGCCATCCATGCTGTCTTTGGGCCAAATCCAGTACTGCCATGACAGCTGCAGACTTGTGTCCCTCTGGGTAGTTGTTTATGATCGCTTCTATTCGCTTGttaaagagaaagaaggaaaacaaatcagtACTGCTCTAAAGACAAAGATGTCTGTGTATTGaacttttttttgtctgcatACCTTTAGGTTTTCAGATGTGAACTCAAATGGAGTATCTGGATTGTTTTCAGGACTATCTCTATgctgcaagaaaagaaaaacatgtaaaatGGGGTTGCCAGGAAATTATTTGGTACATATTTACTGTTGTAAAATACAACAGTTACACAGTTACAGTTGAGCTGCTTGAATAAAAACTATATATTCCACATAAAAATTCTGTAATACTACACTGATGAAACATATTTGGGAAAGGTATAAAAAATTGATAATTAATCATTCTTGAAAATCATTACCTATTCCCATTACTTCCTATTAAAAAGTTATTTACTGAGAAATACATGAAATTATATATTGAGGAAATGTAAGATGTTGTTctcaaaatacacatttttaacaCTATTAATACAGTTTGGCTATTATGTTGAAATTTACAATAGGCAGAGTAAGAACACCCTGGTTAATACCTTAACAAACAAGAGACTAAAACAATagttcatttttccttttaccatgaaacattaataaaaaaaaataaatcacaattcATCAAGAAGTTTGCTGTAGAATTAAAACATTTGCACATTCAAACAAATTACTAGTCCATTTTAACatattgttttgattttcaatggatttcaacattttcattttatatacaATTCTGAATCAGAATGTAAGAAGCAGAATTTTGAATTAGTATTTCAAAAATAAGGTATTCTAACAAGTTATTTTTAAGGTGATCTTCTGTGGAATCATCAAATTATAATTAGTTCTTCTGTATTCAGACAATAAAAATTTGGAGGTCTTGAAAAAGTAACATTTTCCTGTACTAAAATCTTAGTTCTGATGAAAATCCTTTTCCACCAGAAAATGTTCCTGCACAAAAAATTCAGCTGTCTCAAAGCAGCTCATTTTGGTTTCCTTTAAATACCTATAATTAGGTTTAATTCCAAACTTCATATGGTTTTCAAATTGAGAAAACTTCAAATTAAATGCAAAGTTTTTAGGAAAATACAAGCTATATTTGAGGCTTGATGTTAAAAGTAATCCATAAGTAGCCAATAATCAAAGCTTTAGAAGTTGAAAGTATTTAGAACAAAGAAGTCCCCTCCACTTCCATTTGGATCATTTCCTCCAGTAATCGAGGGCGATTTTGCAGTTGCCGCACTACACTCTTCTTACTGAGCAGCAAAGGATTTAATAAAAAGCCTTAACATTGCCGAGACACTTGCATGCTGAAGTGTGTTTCATCAGTGAAGAACTTAGAACATGTGTGGTCCACAGCTATGCTTGgatttataaattttaatatgGAAATATTACAAGGACAAATACTTCAATTACATCTGTTGGTCTGTCCAGGGATTACATTTGCTTATCCTGTCTACATCCCAAAGTAGACAATTTGACTGCTACCACCAGTTTGAAACCATTGTGCCCTCACCACAGTTTCCATATATAGTCCAATATAAAACTACCATTGATAAATACTTCACTAAGGATGACTTTCCTATAGGAACAAGAATTACTGAAAGATGACTGATGCCCTTTGAACATGCTAATATTTTATTAAGTGTTAATTTCTTGCTTATTGTGTTGTTTACAAAATAACATAAAAGAGCTTTTAGGAACATGATTCCCATTATTTCACACTGACCCTTCCAGACAAAGGATTTGATGACTCATACTTAGTGTGTCTTGATGAATGTTTTCTTCCAATTTTAATGGAAGTTCTCAAAAAGAGTCTGATGGAAGAAAGACTGTTTGGAAATACTGTAcaacttttattatttttttcccttagagACCTTTTCATGTCTTAGTTGCACAGATCAATTCCACGATTCATAATAAGTATTTCCATAACTTAGCTTTTCCTTCTCAAATCTGCATGTCTATTTTGCTATTATTTTGCCTTCTGTAGTTATTTGATAGTTAGCAATTGTATTTCATTTCAATTTCCTTTGCAAATAAATGTACTTGATTTGttaaaactctctctttgtCTGGAGCAGCTGTTCTTTTCAGTGTATCATCTCTAAACTGATATCCTTAAGTGCCCTACATGTGAAGAGGAGTAATAAAGACATATGTTAAATTACAGAGTGGTTgaagttggaaggaacctctggaAGTCACCTGGGTCAAACTCCTCTGTTCAAGCAGAGCTGCTTGCCCAGGACTGTGTCCAGATGACTTTTTCTGAATATATCCAATaatggagactccacaacctctctgggcaacctgttccagtgctctgtcaccCTCATAgtgaaaaagtgtttcctgatcTTCTCTGAGGCCATTGCCTTTGGTCTTGTCACCTGGCACCACTGAAATGAGCCTGgctctgttttctttgcattCTCCATCCCCACAAGTCTTTTTCCAAATATCTTCTCATGCTCCCCAATTTCCCACAGTCTTACATGAAGTTTTCATTCCATTCATACATTGACTGTATCACATTTCTATTGCAGAACAGAGCCTATTTAAGTAGGAACACCTTCACTGCAAAGGCTACTCAATCCACAGATGCCAGTGCACTCCCATGGAAGCCACTAAGGCTGCTGAATAGCCACCTCATACTCTTTTTGCTACACTGACCTGGGCAATTTTATTattatgctttctttttttcccagtgatcTAATAATCTCTGCGAAAAAGTTGTCCTGAAACTTGACCTATACCCTATGGTAAACACCAGCTGAAAACACTGTAAACCAAAATGAGAGAACTGGGTGGTCTGCAGGGACAATGTTCAGAATCCATATCAAATCAGCACTGAAAAAATACATGTTACTCCTCCTCTAAAGGGAAAAACCCAACATTCACTGCTCCAACAGAACTCAAGATATAAACCCTTCTTACTTTAAGAATGGTGAAAGTGCTCTCAAACTCAAATATGTCACTGACCAACTTCACAAGTAACTAAAACTTGAATACAGCAATTCAATCTTTTATGCTGAACTCCCTGTGCGGCCCTATGACAAAGCCCACATCAGGGCTGTTGATGTGTCAAGGAAACTCAGTCCATGTATTGAAAACAATAAAGTagaagagttaagttttagctGTTAAGAAGGCTAAAATCATGTTTAATTCAAGTAAAATCAGGTAAAAGTCAAATATAGAGAATGCATGTTTTAATGAAGAAAGGTAATCCTAATAAATGTCTCTGGAAT
It encodes the following:
- the NDUFV2 gene encoding NADH dehydrogenase [ubiquinone] flavoprotein 2, mitochondrial; the protein is MFLCAALRAAAARSVRQIRYLHGTAERNATGALFVHRDSPENNPDTPFEFTSENLKRIEAIINNYPEGHKSAAVMAVLDLAQRQHGWLPISAMNKVAEVLDMPPMRVYEVATFYTMYNRKPVGKYHIQVCTTTPCMLRDSDSILEAIKKKLGIKVGETTPDKLFTLIEVECLGACVNAPMVQINDNYYEDLTPKDIEDIIDELKAGKVPKPGPRSGRFSCEPAGGLTSLTEPPKGPGFGVRDDL